A window of Natranaeroarchaeum aerophilus contains these coding sequences:
- a CDS encoding class I SAM-dependent methyltransferase encodes MDRNAIRRAWDEIAKTYANRRNPSGSDAQLIGDLVEGCSDDPLVVDIGCGDGARTLANLPADSIGVDISRAGLSLATETVPDARLVQGDMETLPIEKSVADAITAYHAVFHVPRGSHPAVYEEFARILRPGGLLLMTLPAGRFETVRRGWMDGTMFFSAPGRDRTLDQLRAAGFEDVRTTTADDPLGSATEFVFATRS; translated from the coding sequence ATGGACCGGAACGCGATCAGGCGGGCGTGGGACGAGATCGCGAAGACGTACGCGAACCGGCGAAACCCCTCGGGATCGGACGCGCAACTGATCGGCGATTTGGTCGAAGGCTGTTCCGACGATCCGCTGGTCGTCGATATCGGCTGTGGCGACGGCGCGCGGACGCTTGCAAACCTGCCAGCGGACTCCATCGGCGTTGATATCTCCCGGGCGGGGCTCTCACTGGCGACAGAGACCGTCCCGGACGCCCGGCTCGTGCAGGGAGATATGGAGACGCTCCCGATCGAAAAGAGCGTCGCCGACGCGATCACCGCGTACCACGCCGTCTTTCACGTCCCGCGGGGGTCACATCCTGCGGTGTATGAGGAGTTCGCCCGCATCCTCCGGCCCGGTGGGCTGCTCCTGATGACGCTTCCGGCTGGTCGCTTCGAGACGGTACGGCGCGGCTGGATGGACGGGACGATGTTTTTTTCCGCACCGGGGCGAGATCGGACGCTCGATCAGCTTCGGGCGGCGGGCTTCGAGGACGTTCGGACCACGACCGCTGACGATCCGCTTGGAAGTGCGACGGAGTTCGTCTTCGCGACCCGATCGTGA